The segment CCACAAGCACTTTTCGATGTTCTCGAAGAGTCTCTGGCGAAAACATCAAACACTTTACAAACTATTCAGCGAAATGCAAAAGCTATTCTAAAATTGAATCGTGTTGTAAAAAGTTTGCTGCCAGCAGAAATTAAACCCATGTGTCGAGTGGCAAACTACCGTAATAACATTATGGTTATCGAAGTGGCTAATGCCAGTTGGATGACCCGCCTTAATTACGAGAAAATGAATCTTACTTCTGCATTAAGGTCGTCTATTCTACCATCTTTATCTTCCATCGACATCAGAATCAACCCCGATCTTATACGAAAATCTAAGCAAAATAGCTCATTGAATAAGCAATCAGTGAATCAAAAAGAAAATCGTAATCAAAGACAGATTAGTACGCAGACCGCAGAGCAGTTATTAAGATTAGCGAAAAAGAGCCCGAAGGGATTAAAAGAGAAATTTGAGCGGCTGGCTGCATTAGCCGGAGAGAGTACTAATGCAACCAACAGAAAAGGCTAACCCTGGCTGGCAGAGATAGCCGCATAATAGAAACTATTATGCAAATACAGTCGAAGGCGCTTTGAATGCCAGAGGTAATTCAGCTTCGTCTTCAAAGGTCACTAGATCCCAAGCAGATTCTTTAGCCAGAACCGCTTGCAACAATTTGTTATTCAGTGCGTGACCAGATTTGAATGCAGTGAATGCACCAATAATGTTATGTCCACACATGAATAAGTCACCAATTGCATCGAGCATTTTGTGACGAACGAATTCATCTTCAAAGCGTAAACCATCTTCGTTGAGCACTTTATAGTCATCAACGACGATAGCACAGTCAAAACTACCGCCTAAGCATAGGCCTTTCGATTGTAGATATTCAATGTCACGCATGAAACCGAAAGTACGCGCGCGGCTAATTTGGTTTACAAAAGATTCTGCAGAGAAATCCATTGCATAGCGTTGCGTGCTGCTATCAATCGCAGGGTGTTGGAAATCGATAGTGAAATCTAGGCTAAAACCATTGTATGGGGACATTTCTGCCCACTTATCACCATCTTCAACACGTACAGTTTCTTTAATGCGTAAGAATTTCTTCGCACAATTTAATTCTTCAATACCGCCATCTAGCAGTAAGAAAACAAACGGTGCAGCACTGCCATCCATAATCGGGATTTCAGGCGCATTGACTTCAATAACAATGTTATCGATGCCTAATCCTGCTAAAGCAGCATTCAAATGTTCAACCGTCGAAATACGCACGTTATCTTCGTTGACTAAGCAAGTACATAACATAGTATCGCGAACTGATTTCGCATCTGCCGGAAAATCTACCGGTGGATTAAGGTCAGTACGACGGTAGATGACCCCGGTATTGGCCGGTGCCGGACGTAAAGTAAGCGTAACTTTCTTGCCGGTATGTAAACCAACACCAGTCGCTTTAATAATACGTTTAAGTGTCCGTTGTTTGATCATCGTATTTTCTCGCAATGTTATAAGTCCTACTGGCTATCTTAATTGATAACCAGTAGAAAATTTTAGCACAAAAAGCGGAAAAACCAATCTAATTAAAAATTAATCGGCCTGTTTACGCAAGAAAGCTGGGATATCTAAGTAATCCGGCTCTTTATTTACTTGTGTATTTTGGTCGTTAACGGCTTTTGCAGCTGGTTTTTCATCATTTAATGAAGACATGCTATTTTGCATTTGCTGATAGCGTTGCTCCATAGAAGCTTGCTGAGACATTTTATTGCTAACTAAAGTAATTTCTGGACGTTTGTCCATACCAATACCTGTAGCAACAACAGTCACGCGCAATTCTTCATGCATTTCTGGGTCTAAAGAGGTACCGATTACGACAGTCGCATTATCTGATGCGAATGCACGAATGGTATTACCCACTGTTTCAAACTCATCCAAGCGCAGGTCAAAACCAGCAGTGATGTTGACCAGAACACCACGCGCGCCAGACAGGTCGATATCTTCCAGAAGTGGGCTAGAAATTGCCATTTCAGCAGCTTCTTCCGCTCTATCTTCGCCACGAGCCACACCAGAACCCATCATCGCGTAGCCCATTTCTGACATCACGGTACGTACGTCAGCAAAGTCCACGTTCATTAAACCTGGGCGAGTGATTAGCTCAGCGATACCTTGAACTGCACCTTTTAATACGTCGTTAGCCGCACCAAAAGCATCCAGTAAAGAGATACCACGACCAAGTACTTTCAGTAATTTGTCGTTAGGGATAGTGATCAGCGAGTCAACGTGCTTGGATAGCTCA is part of the Providencia zhijiangensis genome and harbors:
- the lpxC gene encoding UDP-3-O-acyl-N-acetylglucosamine deacetylase; amino-acid sequence: MIKQRTLKRIIKATGVGLHTGKKVTLTLRPAPANTGVIYRRTDLNPPVDFPADAKSVRDTMLCTCLVNEDNVRISTVEHLNAALAGLGIDNIVIEVNAPEIPIMDGSAAPFVFLLLDGGIEELNCAKKFLRIKETVRVEDGDKWAEMSPYNGFSLDFTIDFQHPAIDSSTQRYAMDFSAESFVNQISRARTFGFMRDIEYLQSKGLCLGGSFDCAIVVDDYKVLNEDGLRFEDEFVRHKMLDAIGDLFMCGHNIIGAFTAFKSGHALNNKLLQAVLAKESAWDLVTFEDEAELPLAFKAPSTVFA
- a CDS encoding DUF721 domain-containing protein, with the translated sequence MRDSHPQALFDVLEESLAKTSNTLQTIQRNAKAILKLNRVVKSLLPAEIKPMCRVANYRNNIMVIEVANASWMTRLNYEKMNLTSALRSSILPSLSSIDIRINPDLIRKSKQNSSLNKQSVNQKENRNQRQISTQTAEQLLRLAKKSPKGLKEKFERLAALAGESTNATNRKG
- the ftsZ gene encoding cell division protein FtsZ, whose translation is MFEPMELTNDAVIKVIGVGGGGGNAVEHMVRERIEGVEFFAVNTDAQALRKTAVGQTIQIGTGITKGLGAGANPEVGRNAAEEDREALRNALDGADMVFIAAGMGGGTGTGAAPVVAEVAKELGILTVAVVTKPFNFEGKKRMAFAEAGITELSKHVDSLITIPNDKLLKVLGRGISLLDAFGAANDVLKGAVQGIAELITRPGLMNVDFADVRTVMSEMGYAMMGSGVARGEDRAEEAAEMAISSPLLEDIDLSGARGVLVNITAGFDLRLDEFETVGNTIRAFASDNATVVIGTSLDPEMHEELRVTVVATGIGMDKRPEITLVSNKMSQQASMEQRYQQMQNSMSSLNDEKPAAKAVNDQNTQVNKEPDYLDIPAFLRKQAD